The region GGGTCTGCGGCACGGCTGCCGCAAACAGGCTCCGTACCATTTTACTGGCGCCGCGCGGACTTTTTAAGTCCGCGCGGCGCGATTCATTGCCGGCTGGCGCGCATGACGCGGCCCCGCCGCGAGACGCTCAGATCTCATCGAGCTTGCGGCCGGCCAGCGCGCGGCGAATGCCCTTGTTCATGCGGCGGGCGGCGAATTCATCGGTGCCTTCGGCGAGCGTTTTGGTCGCGGCTTCGATCGCGTCGGCGTTGTCGCTTGCCGCGATGTTGCGCAAGGCGGCGAGCAGCGCGTCGAGTTCGGCGCGTTCGCTGTCGTCGAGCAATTCGGCGTCGGCGGCAAGCGCCGCGTCGGTCGCTTCGACGAGACGGCGCGCTTCCACTTGCGCCTCACGCAGCGCGCGCGCGCGCATGTCGACTTCGGCGGTCGAAAAGCTCTCTTCGAGCATTCTGGCGATGTCGTCGTCGGCGAGACCGTAGGAAGGCTTCACCACTACCGACGCTTCCACGCCCGAACCCTGTTCACGCGCGAACACGGACAGCAAGCCGTCCGCGTCGACCTGATACGTGACGCGGATCCGCGCCGCGCCGGCTGCCATCGGCGGGATGCCGCGCAGTTCAAAACGCGCGAGCGAACGGCAATCGCTGACGAGCTCGCGCTCGCCTTGAACGACGTGGATCGCCATCGCCGTCTGGCCGTCCTTGAAGGTCGTGAAATCCTGCGCACGGGCAACCGGAATCGTCGAATTGCGCGGAATGATCTTCTCGGTCAAACCGCCCATCGTTTCGACGCCGAGCGACAGCGGAATCACGTCGAGCAACAGCCAGTCGTCGCCGTCGGCGCCGCGGTTGCCCGCCAGCAGATCGGCCTGGATCGCCGCGCCGAGCGCGACGACCTGATCCGGGTCCAGATTGATCAGCGGCGGCTGGCCGAAGAACGACTCGACTGCGCGGCGAATCACCGGCATGCGCGTCGCGCCGCCGACCAGCACCACGCCTTTGATGTCTTTCGTCGCCACTTTGGCGTCGCGCAGCGCTTTCTTCGTGGGGCCAAGCGTGCGTTGAACCAGCGCCTGAGTGATGGCCTCGAAAGTGGCCTCGCCGACAGTCAGATCGATCTGGGTGCCGTTCGACAGCGTCGCCTGCACCTTCGCATTCGGCGCGTCGGACAACGCCTCCTTGGTCACGCGTACGCTGTCGAGCAGCAAGCGGACGTCTTCCGGTGCGAGCGTGTTCGGCGCGATGCCTGCCTGCTCCAGTACGTGGCGATACAGTGCGTGATCGAAATCGTCGCCGCCGAGCGCGGAATCGCCGCCCGCCGCGAGCACTTCGAACACACCCTTGGTGAGCTTCAGAATCGACAGATCGAAGGTGCCGCCGCCGAGGTCGTAGACCGCGTAGAGTCCTTCGGAGCCGTTATCCAGACCGTAGGCGATCGCGGCCGCAGTCGGCTCGTTCAGGAGACGCAGCACGTTCAGGCCGGCCAGGCGCGCGGCGTCTTTGGTCGCCTGGCGCTGCGCTTCGTCGAAATACGCGGGCACGGTAATCACTGCGCCGACCAGTTCGTCGCCGAGCGTGTCTTCGGCGCGCTGGCGCAGCGTCGCAAGAATTTCCGCCGAAACTTCGACCGGGCTCTTCACACCGTCGACAGTACGGATTTGCACCATGCCGGGCGCGTCGACGAAATCGTACGGCGCGTTTTCGGCGCCTTCCACTTCCGCCTTGCCGCGGCCCATGAAGCGCTTGACCGACACGATCGTATTGCGCGGATCGGTCGCGGCTTCAGCCTTGGCCGTGCGGCCGATGCGGCGGCCACCTTTTTCCAGGTAACGCACCACCGACGGCAGCAGCACATGGCCATTTTCGTCCGGCAGCACGTCGGGCACGCCGCTGCGCACGGCGGCGACGAGGGAATTGGTGGTGCCTAGATCGATACCGACCGCCAGACGCCGCTGATGGGGCGCCGGCGCCATGCCGGGTTCGGAGATTTGCAGTAGGGCCATCTGGATCTTCTCGGAGCCGCTTGGCCCCGTCCTGAATTTTTGCGTTGCTGGATGCGTTACTAAATGCGTTGCTACGGCTGCTATGGGTGCCTGTTCATGCGCTGCGCCGGCGCGCGCCAGGCCGCCGCACCGCCGGACCGCTAGCTCTCGAGCCGCTCGATCTGCGTGCCGATTTCCGACGCCACCCGCTCGATGAACATCAACTGCCGCACTGCCTCGCCCGCTGCCTGATCCGCGCCGCTGTCGAGCAGCGCGCCGAGCTTGTCGAAACGCATGCGTTCTTCGTCGCGCAGTTCGGTCAGCAAGGCGTCGAGCGCGCCGACGTTCTTCGCCGCGGCGGCGTCTTCAATGCCTTCGCGCCACTCCATCTGCTGCATCAGGAACGCCGGCTCCATCGCCGTATTGTTATGCGTATCGACGTCGATACCGTGCAAGTGCAGCAGATAGGTCGCGCGCTTCAACGGATCGCGCAGCGTCTGATAGGCCTCGTTGGTGCGCGTCGCCCATTGCATCGCGATGCGCTTTTGCGCGTCGCCGGCCGCCGCGAAGCGGTCCGGATGCACCTGGGCCTGCACCGTGCGGTAGGCATGATCGAGTGCCGCTGCGTCGAGCGCAAATCGCGCCGGCAGATCGAACAGGTCGAAGTGGCTGTCGTTCAGCGAGACCATCGGATAAAAGGAGTCCATTCTGGAAAGCGCACCGGGGTGCAAGCTAAAAACGCGAATCGAAAGCGCCGCGAAGGTTCAGCAGCAAAGGGCGACCGAAAAGCAGCAAGCCGATGCGCGGATGAAACTAAAAAGGCGGCCCGCGCCGCCTTTGATCCGCCGCACGCGGAATGAGCCGATTTACACGCGGAACGATTCGCCGCAACCGCACTCGTCCTTCACGTTCGGGTTGTTGAACTTGAAGCCTTCATTCAACCCTTCGCGTGCGAAGTCGAGTTCGGTGCCGTCGATATAGGCGAGGCTCTTCGGGTCGACAATGATCTTCACGCCGTTGCAGTCGAACACTTCGTCTTCGGGCGCGAGTTCATCCACGTACTCGAGCTTGTAGGCCAAACCCGAGCAACCCGTGGTGCGTACGCCTACGCGCAACCCGACACCCTTGCCGCGGCGAGTCAGATACTTCTGGACGTGCTGTGCTGCCTTTTCGGTCAACGTAATTGCCATAGCGTTTCTCATTGCGCCGCGCGCGTTCGGCATTCCTATGCCTACTGACACGCTGCTACCCTGCCTGCATCAAATATCGCTCATGCCGGACGTGCGCTTCTACTCGCACCGCCTGCTTCGAGTCACTCAAATGAGCGCACTCAACCACGCGCTCGACTGCCGCTTACGCGTGTTGCGTGTCGCCTTCGACGACCGCTTCACCGTGACGTTGCTTGTAATCGGCGACCGCTGCCTTGATCGCGTCTTCCGCGAGGATCGAGCAGTGGATCTTCACCGGCGGCAGCGCCAGTTCTTCGGCGATCTGCGTGTTCTTGATCGACATTGCCTGATCGAGCGTCTTGCCCTTCACCCATTCGGTGACGAGCGAGCTCGACGCGATCGCCGAACCGCAGCCATACGTCTTGAACTTTGCGTCTTCAATGATGCCGTCCGCGCCCACGCGGATCTGCAGCTTCATCACGTCGCCGCATGCCGGTGCGCCGACCATGCCAGTGCCGACCGCATCGTCGTCCTTCGCGAAGGAACCGACGTTGCGCGGGTTTTCGTAGTGGTCCAGAACCTTTGCGCTGTAAGACATGATTAACTCCTAGTTTCGTTTCAACCTGCGTTCTATACGTTACGCGACGCTAAGTGGCGCGTCAGTGCGCGGCCCACTGGATCGTCGAAATGTCGATCCCGTCCTTGTGCATTTCCCAAAGCGGCGACAGATCGCGCAGCTTCGAAATTTTGGTCTTCAGCAGGTTGATCACGTAATCGACGTCCTGCTCGGTCGTAAAACGGCCGACTGTAAAGCGAATCGAGCTGTGCGCCAGTTCGTCGTTACGGCCCAGTGCGCGCAACACGTACGACGGCTCCAGCGAAGCCGACGTGCATGCCGAACCCGACGACACCGCCACATCCTTCACAGCCATGATCAGCGACTCGCCTTCGACGAAGTTGAAGCTGATGTTCAGGTTGTGCGGCACACGCTGTTCCATGTCGCCGTTCACATACACTTCTTCAATGTCCGACAGGCCGCGCAGCAGACGGTCACGCAACATGCGGATGCGTTCGTTTTCGGTCGCCATTTCTTCGCGAGCGATACGGAACGCCTCGCCCATACCGACGATCTGGTGCGTAGGCAGCGTGCCCGAACGCATGCCGCGCTCGTGACCGCCGCCGTGCATCTGCGCTTCGATACGGATACGCGGCTTGCGGCGCACGTACAGCGCGCCGATACCTTTCGGGCCATAGGTCTTGTGCGCCGAGAACGACATCAGGTCGACCTTCAGCTTTTGCAGATCGATCTCGACCTTGCCGGTGGCTTGCGCCGCGTCGACGTGGAAAATGATGCCCTTTTCACGGGTGATCTCGCCGATCGCCTCGATGTCCTGGACCACGCCGATCTCGTTGTTCACCGACATGACCGAGACCAGAATCGTATCCGGGCGCAGCGCGGCCTTGAACTTCTCGAGGTCGATCAGACCGTCGTCCTTCACGTCCAGATACGTGACGTCAAAGCCTTCGCGTTCGAGTTCGCGGCAGGTATCGAGCACAGCCTTGTGCTCGGTTTTCACCGTGATGACGTGCTTGCCACGGCTCTTATAGAAGTGCGCGGCGCCCTTGATCGCGAGGTTGTCCGATTCCGTTGCACCTGACGTCCAGATGATTTCGCGCGGGTCGGCGTTCACCAGCGCAGCGACGTTTTCGCGCGCCTCTTCGACCGCACGCTCCGCGTCCCAGCCATACGCGTGGCTACGCGATGCGGGGTTGCCGAACTGCTCGCGCAAGTACGGAATCATTTTGTCCACCACGCGCGGATCGACCGGGGTCGTCGCGCTGTAGTCCATGTAAATGGGCAGGTGGAGAGTGTCGTTGTTCATCAATTGCTCCGGGGACGTCATTACTCTGGCTTCTGGGTTCCTGATCAGGCTGCGGTGCGTTCAGATTGCCGCGCCTAGGAACCGGCCATGTTGAAAACAGAATTAGGACCTTTCGGCACGACGCGGGCGGGTTCGACCGCCGGCGCCTCGCTGCGCCGGTCACGCAAGACCGCCGGCGCACCTTCGCGCGAACGCTGCTGATCGACCAGATCTTTCAGGGAGACCGAATCCAGGTACTCGACCATTTTCTGGTTCAGCGTCGACCACAATTCGTGCGTCATGCAGTGGCCGTCGTGCTGCTTGGTGCCCTCGCACGAGCCCTTGCCGCCGCACTGGGTGGCGTCGAGCGGCTCGTCGACAGCGATGATGATGTCGGCGACGGTCACGTCTTCAGCGCGGCGGGCCAGATTGTAGCCGCCGCCCGGTCCGCGCACGGACTCGACGATTTCGTGACGACGCAGCTTGCCAAACAGCTGCTCGAGATAAGACAGGGAAATATGCTGGCGCTGGCTGATACCCGCAAGCGTCACCGGGCCCTGCTCCTGGCGCAGTGCCAGGTCAATCATCGCCGTGACGGCGAAACGGCCTTTCGTGGTGAGTCTCATATGGTGTGGGAACCGCAATTCTCGACAAGTTCGGTCAAGTATAAATACATGAGTGAATTAGTCAAGTATCCCTATCGCGATTTGGGTCATTTGCTTAATTACTGGATAAGGCGGTCGACGAAAAACATTCGCCGATGACCACCCGACTTACGCAAGCAGTTGGGGACGCAACACTGCGATCAGCCCGTGGCAGGCCGCTTCGCATTGATCCAGCACCTGCTCGAACCCTTCGGCGCCGCCGAAATAGGGGTCGGCGACTTCGCGAGCGCCACCCCAGCGGCCATCCGCCTCAGGGACGAACTCCATTAGCATGCGGATTTTGTCACGCTGCTCCGCCGGACAAGCCTGGCGCAGTGCGGCGACGTTTTTGTCGTCCATCGCGATCAGCAGGTCGAAGCGCTCGAAGTCGGCCGCCGCGATCTGACGTCCACGCAAGGCGGCAAGCTCATAACCTCGCCGGCTGGCCGCACGTTGCGCGCGCTCGTCAGGCGGCTGGCCGATGTGCCAGTCTCCCGTGCCCGCGGAATCGACCAGAATGCGTTCCGCAAGCTTCGCCTCGCCGACCAGTCGGCGCATCACGCCTTCCGCGGTCGGCGAACGGCAAATGTTCCCCAGGCAGACGAAGCAGACGGACACGGTTTTCATCAGAGGCGTTCGGACGCTAAACGCCCGCGGATAGACAGTTAGGCAACGGTGCCGCGATTATACAAAGCTGCACCAAATCACGCCGGAGGCTGGGCACGTTCTGCCGGCGTCCGAATTCGGCCATGGACGCCGCGCCGCGCCGGCAAGGGCCAGGTTCGGTCACAGACGCCGTCGCGCTCCAACCCACTGCCGGTTCGGCAGCGACCGAGGCGATGCCATCCCGCCGCACCGTCCAACCCCGCCGCGTTCAGGATGCTTCCGCCAGCGGCATTACCGTCACGGCGCGCATCGGTTTGGCCGGCAACTTCGCCGCGTTGTCGACCATGCCGTACGAGACGGCGCGCGCCAGTTCCGCCGTCAATCGATCAGCAGCGAGCGGGGCTTGCGAGGCACGCGAAGCAGCGTCGCCGCAAATGTGCAAATAGCCTGCCGCAGCAAGGGGCACAACGATAGCGAGGGGCCAGTACACCGATATTGTCTTTTTCATGATGTTGTTTCTTCCGATTAGGGGCTCGTGAACTCGTGATCCACTATGCCCAGTCGAAATGCTATAGGAATCCACAATCGGCAAAAACCCACGGGCGCGAGATACAGCGTTGCACTGAATGGAACAGTGCATCGACGGGTTTGCCGCGCACGACGTTGGCCTGCGTCGTGGCATGAAAAAGAAATCCTTACAAACACATACAAAACGGGCGCGACAGTTGGCGATAATGGCTGTCTTACAGACACGAAATCTTCGCACTGATCCTCCAAATGAAACGTATTGCTCCACTTGCCGGCCTGACGCTCGCTGTTGCCTTGCTAGGCGGCTGCGCGGTCTATCCGGACGGCACGCCGATGGTCGGCAACGGCTATGGCGACGGTTACAGCGGCTATGACGGGTACGACGGCTATGCCACCGGCGTGCCGGTCGTGCCGCAAACCAACGTCTATATGGGCTACAGCAATTATCCGGGCCCGGGTTACTACGACGGGCCGGGCCGCTATTACGGGCCGGGGCCGGGTTATCGGGGCTACCCGGGTTACCCGGATCGCGGACGGCCGAATAATGGCAACGATGGAAACAACGGAAACCGCGGAGATAACGGCGGCTGGCGTGGTCAGCCGAACGGCGGCGGCCCGCACGGAGGACCGCCGCCTCAAGGCGCAGTTGGCGGGCCGAGGGGACCGAGTGGGTCCAATGCGCCACGACCGGGGGCAGGCAGCCCGCCGCCCCCGCCGCCACAGCAAGCGGGCAACGGCGGTGGACGCGGCAATGGAGGCAATGCGCCGGCCCGAGGCACTTACGGCCGCCAGCCAGGGATAACAGATCATTGATCGGGTAAGGAAGGGGGCAGGCGTAGGCGCCGTCTCGCGCCACCTTCCAGCAGCCGTGCAAATAGAACGACAGCGCCGCTCGCTCAGCCAATATGGCTGCGTTGCGCGGCGTACAGTTCTCTGAACGTACGGCCAACCGGAGCCGGCATATCGCGCGTATCGGTCCAGCCCGCGCCGCCTAGCGGCAGCCTCGCAATAGAACGATTTCGCCCGCCCATTCGCTCCAGCACGCGAACCGCCAGCTTGGTGAAGAGCGCATAAACATCCGGGTGCAGCGCGAGGAAACCCCACACCGCGAGCCCCATTCGTTCGCGCCACGGCCGCAGGTGCCGTTCGACCTGCTTTTCGCGCAGCTTGCGCAGCAGATCGGACAAGGGAATGCCCACCGGACATACGCTGTTGCACTCGCCGCACAAAGTCGCCGCCTGAGGCAGATCCAGCGCTTTGTCGATCCCAACGTAGCTCGGCGTCAGCACCGATCCCATCGGACCCGGATAAACCCAGCCGTAGGCATGACCACCCACCTTCTGATACACCGGGCAATGATTCATGCAAGCGCCGCAACGGATACAGCGCAGCATTTCCTGAAAGTCACCGCCGATCAGCCCCGTGCGCCCACCGTCGACCAGCACCACATACATATGCTCGGGTCCGTCCTGATCGCCCGTGCCGCGCGGCCCGGTCAGCACGGAAAAATAGTTCGAGGTCGCCTGGCCGGTGGCCGAGCGAGGCAAAAGACGCATCGCCGTCGCCAGATCTTCCAGCGTAGGCAACACTTTCTCGATGCCGGTCACAGCTACGTGCACGCGTGGCATCACCGTGCACATGCCCTCGTTACCCTCGTTCGTGACAAGCACAACCGAACCCGTCTCCGCCACCACGAAGTTGCCGCCGGTCACCCCCATGTCCGCGGTCATGAAGTGCGGGCGCAGCATCTCGCGCGCTTCGCGGGTCATGTCGGTGATTTCGGTCAGACGCGGCCGGCCATGCGTTTTCGCGAAGAGCTCGGCGATCTCGTCCTTATCTTTATGGACGACCGGCGCGATGATGTGGCTGGGCGGCTCGTTGTCGTTGATCTGCAGAATGTATTCGCCCAGATCGGTTTCGATCGATTGCACGCCCATCTGCCCGAGCACCTCGTTCAGACGCATTTCCTCGGTGACCATCGACTTGGTCTTGATCACCTTCTTCACCTCGTGCCGGCGCGCGATATCGCCGACGAGGCGCGCGGCCTCCTGCGTCGTCTCGGCGAACAGGACCGTGACGCCGCGCCGGCTCGCTTCACGTTCGAAGGTCTCGAGCCAGACGTCGAGATTGTCCAGCGCCCGATTGCGGCGCTCCTTCAGCGCGGCCCGGGTGGCGGGAAAATCGATCGCGGTCATGGCCGCGGCACGGGCCGACACGAACTTGGTCGACAGCTTGGTGAGGTTCTGCTGCAGACGCTGGTCGGCGAGTTTCTGGCCCGCGCGGGCCTTGAAATGCATCGATTGGACTTGCATGGCGGCCTTGGGCGTATTCGAGAGAAATGGGCGAGCGAAATGCGCAGTTGAAATGTGCAAGCGAAATGCAAGCGAAATGCAAGCGAAATGCAAGCGAAATGCAAGCGAAATGCGAGCGAAGCGTACGGGTGAAGCGCGCGAATGGAGTGCGCCGACTCAAGCACGCCGGTTTTGGGCGCTGCAGCGACTTTATTAAGCGTCGCCGGCCAGCACCTGGGCAATGTGCAGCACGCGTGTGGTGGTATCGCCAGTGCGCCGCAAGCGGCCTTCGATATTGAGCATGCAGCCGAGGTCGCCAAGCACCACCGTGCCGGCGCCGCTCGCGCCGATATTCGCGCATTTCTCGTCGACGATCGCCGTCGAGATGTCGCCGTACTTGATCGCGAAGGTGCCGCCAAAGCCGCAGCAGTGCTCGCAATCCTTCATTTCCGTCACCGCCACACCGACCTGCGCCAGCAAGGCGCGCGGCTGCGCCTTGACGCCGAGTTCGCGCAGCCCCGAACAGGAATCGTGATAAGTCACCTGGCCCGCGAACTCACCTGGCTGCAATTGCACCTTGGCCACATTGACGAGGAAATCGGTCAGTTCGAACACTTTGGCCCGCAGCCGGCCAAAGCGGTTCATCAGTTCCGGATCGTCCGCAAACAGGTCGCCGTAATGCGCACGGATCATGCCGCCGCAGGAACCGGACGGCACCACGACGTAGTCGAACTGTTCGAACTCGCGCAAGGTTTTCTCGGCCAGGTCGCGCGCGATGCGCCGCTCGCCCGAGTTGTACGCGGGTTGCCCGCAACAGGTTTGCGCGGGCGGCACCACGACCTCGAAACCGGCGCCTTCGATCAGCTTGATAACCGAAAAACCGATCTCCGGACGCATCAGATCGATCAGGCAGGTAACGAACAATCCGACTCGCATGAGCCCTCCTTCGGGAAAACGTGCCTGATTATCCGCTGTTTGCGGCACAATACCAACGGCCAGAAGGCATAGGACGAACGCCACGTAAAATTGGAATAGCGCATCCAAGCGCTTCCCTTCTTTTCACAATACGGGATACAATCAATTTCCGCTGTTTGACGCGCCAACCGATTCCTCCCATGAGCGATACGAACCCGGATCCCAAAACTTCGATCCAGGTGATCGAACGCATGATGCGCCTGCTCGATGCACTCGCTGCGCATAGCGACCCGGTCAGCCTGAAAGAACTCGCCATCCGCACGGAGCTGCACCCGTCCACCGCGCACCGCATCCTGAACGATATGGTGATGTGCCGGCTGGTCGACCGGTCGGATCCCGGCACCTACCGTCTCGGTATGCGCCTGCTCGAACTGGGCAATCTGGTGAAGGCGCGGCTGTCGGTACGCGACGCGGCGCTCACGCCGATGCGCGAGCTGCACCGTCAAACCGGGCAGACAGTGAATCTGTCAGTGCGTCAGGGCGACGAGATCGTCTATATAGAGCGCGCCTATTCCGAACGCTCCGGCATGCAGGTGGTGCGAGCGATCGGTGGGCGCGCGCCGCTGCATCTGACCTCGGTGGGCAAGCTCTTCCTCGCCGCAGACGAATCGACCCGCGTGCGGGCGTACGCCACGCGCACCGGCCTGTCCGGTCACACGCAGAACAGCATCACCGATCTGACCAAACTCGAACGCGAACTGTCGCACGTGCGCCAACAGGCGTGCGCGCGCGATAACGAAGAACTGGAACTGGGCGTGCGCTGCATTGCAGCGGGGATTTACGACGACACCGGCAAGCTGGTTGCGGGCCTGTCGCTGTCCGCCCCAGCGGATCGTTTGCAGGACTCATGGCTCGGGCAGCTCAGCCAAACGGCCCTGTTGATTTCCGAATCGCTTGGTTATCGCCCGCAGACACCGCAGGAGCATGCGCATTCCCAGCACGCCTAGCCGGCCGCCGCCCTCCTCCGGCTCAATAAAAAGGCCTCGCAATTTGCGAGGCCTTTTTTCTGGCCGGTCCGAAAACCGGCCACTCGAGCATGTCAAGGCAACTTCAGGTGCCCGCGCCGCTGGCATCCGCGCTGGTAATGCGCGGCTGATCGCCACCATTGTCGAGCCATGTGCGCAGACGCGTTGCATCCGCAAAGCGCGAGTACTTACCCGACGAGTCGAGTAGCACCATGATCATCGGACGGCCGTGAATGGTTGCCTGCATCACGAGGCACTCGCCCGCTTCGTTGATGAAACCGGTCTTTTGCAGACCGATGTCCCACGTCGGGTTGCGCACCAGCGCATTCGTGCTGTTGTAAGCCAGCGAACGCTTGCCCGTGTACACCTCGTAGCTGTGATCGGTCGAGAACTTGCGGATCAGTGGATACTGATACGCCGCATTGACCATCTTCACGAGGTCACGCGCGCTCGACACGTTCTGGCTCGTCAAACCCGTAGGGTTTTCAAAGTGCGTGTCGGTCATGCCGAGTTGTTTGGCCTTCGCGTTCATGGCCGCGAGGAACGCCGGACGGCCGCCCGGGAAATAACGCGACAGCGACGCGGCCGCGCGGTTCTCCGAGGCCATCAGCGCGATGTGCAGCATGTCTTCACGCGAGAGCACCGAACCCACCGACAGACGCGAGCCGGTGTTCTTTTCGTAATCGCGGTCTTCGTCGGTGACTTCGATCTGGTCGGTCATCGGCTCTTTCGAGTCGAGCACCACCATCGCGGTCATCAGCTTGGTAATCGACGCGATGGGCACCACGGCGCGCGAATTCTTGTCGAACAGCGATTCGCCCGTGTTCTGGTCGATCACGTAGGCAACGCTTGAACGCAGCATCAGCGCGTCCGGCGTTTCGTGCAGACCGAAAGCCTGGCCGACGCTAGGCTGACGCGGCTCGTAGGCGACGCGGCGCACCACCGAGTGGTGGCGGCCGTTCAACGAGTACGTCACGCGCTTGCGTTTGACACTCGCGCGCGGTGCGTCGTCACCTGCGGCGGCCGCGGTGTTCGCAGCGGCGCCGTTGGCGGCCTTCTTGCCCGACACTTTGTCGGCGGTGGCCGCGGCGGGCTTTTTGGCTGCTTTCGCGTGTTTGGAGGTTTGTGCCGGGGTGGCGGGCGTGTCAGCAAAAGCGCTGACAGGTGTGGCGAACGCCGCTGCGATGACCATGGAGGCGGCCACCGACAGAGCGGTGCTGCGCGCCGCGCCGTGGATCGCTTTTAGCGACGAAAACATGTCGGTTTTCATGGGTGTTCGGTAGGGAGCGGCGAGAGGTTTCCGCAAGTGTAGTAAAACAACGAAAAATTAGCAATTTGAAGCACTTATGGGCGCTCCTTAAACCGGCTTGTAAGCTCCGATCGCAAAAAAAACAAATAAGTGCCGCGCTTCGGTCGAAAAAAACGATCGCCCGCGCGCTTCGCCTCGCCTGTACCGCCAGAATCGAGGGATTCTTTCAGCATAACGGCAATTTCGAGACAACCTTGATCAGGGGAAATACGGTTAGAGCGCAGGCATGTAAAGCCTTGCCGACGCA is a window of Paraburkholderia phytofirmans OLGA172 DNA encoding:
- the pbpG gene encoding D-alanyl-D-alanine endopeptidase is translated as MKTDMFSSLKAIHGAARSTALSVAASMVIAAAFATPVSAFADTPATPAQTSKHAKAAKKPAAATADKVSGKKAANGAAANTAAAAGDDAPRASVKRKRVTYSLNGRHHSVVRRVAYEPRQPSVGQAFGLHETPDALMLRSSVAYVIDQNTGESLFDKNSRAVVPIASITKLMTAMVVLDSKEPMTDQIEVTDEDRDYEKNTGSRLSVGSVLSREDMLHIALMASENRAAASLSRYFPGGRPAFLAAMNAKAKQLGMTDTHFENPTGLTSQNVSSARDLVKMVNAAYQYPLIRKFSTDHSYEVYTGKRSLAYNSTNALVRNPTWDIGLQKTGFINEAGECLVMQATIHGRPMIMVLLDSSGKYSRFADATRLRTWLDNGGDQPRITSADASGAGT